From one Lycium barbarum isolate Lr01 chromosome 6, ASM1917538v2, whole genome shotgun sequence genomic stretch:
- the LOC132599481 gene encoding histidine-containing phosphotransfer protein 1-like — protein MALRILTKIQLALLNQMLKKGLVNNEFEHLMIAKRAQNPQFVIQTIEEYGAEVEAIMSQMKNDIDIPDVDFSHLVALCDLVREKSTRIGAAQVNSACMLLVRACEQRNKKKFSQTLELLRNDFSTTQSQLEGYARMERRIIIVQRGQVGSSSS, from the exons ATGGCATTGAGAATTTTGACGAAAATCCAACTAGCACTTCTTAATCAAATGTTGAAAAAG GGTTTAGTGAATAATGAATTTGAACATTTGATGATTGCTAAGAGGGCACAAAATCCTCAATTTGTAATACAAACAATTGAGGAATATGGTGCTGAAGTGGAGGCTATTATGTCGCAGATGAAAAATGACAT TGATATTCCTGATGTTGATTTTTCTCATTTGGTTGCATTATGCGACCTTGTCAGAGAGAAAAGTACAAG GATTGGTGCTGCGCAAGTGAATTCTGCATGTATGCTTCTCGTTCGTGCTTGTGAGCaaagaaacaaaaagaa GTTTTCCCAAACCTTGGAGTTGTTAAGGAATGATTTCTCAACTACTCAAAGCCAATTGGAAGGTTATGCTCGG ATGGAGAGAAGGATTATCATAGTGCAAAGGGGTCAAGTTGGAAGCTCAAGTTCTTAA
- the LOC132600318 gene encoding uncharacterized protein LOC132600318: protein MAERFETFNTGMGLVQEQNDSKGKEVRKNIVVNLGNTLSLLPNATSTSSNVSLVISPHLDPTYTIPQMPSTYTPDQVTIIPNPQFSITTTQFEKSKKNELAISPYRRPGKEIKSLYHEDLGKELHNLRKVINEELCSRNFQILKYEDLCVHPNVELPSGYKIPKFNTFNGKGDPVAHLKDYCSRLIGIGHNEAVRMRLFIQSLSGSALSWYTKQDFSKWLTWEDMACGFIKQFEFNNGGDPHIADLLRVKKTPHESFQEYAIRWRLEASKIHPPLSERELISTFIQIQEDLYYDKLLGACAHNFSDLIRIGRELENAIQEGRITDSSATQAVHQTFQAEILGNLQSEMKQNQFASTTMHQAQCHKSHQIFLILCHYAMSSSAELPARLPTTRLSAKGILQPKKGFIPKHPPPNFDLSKSCAYHSNIQGHDIEECPALRFKIQGMIESGKIKLQLEPSTGNIANTKTTVVKGDSSKLAPRHLKRKRETSQAD, encoded by the exons atggcagagagatttgaaactttcaaCACCGGTATGGGTTTGGTGCAAGAACAGAACGATAGCAAGGGAAAGGAGGTTCGAAAAAATATTGTAGTCAATCTGGGAAATACCTTAAGCCTTCTTCCTAATGCAACCTCAACTTCTAGCAACGTTTCCTTAGTCATTTCGCCTCACTTAGATCCTACCTATACCATTCCACAAATGCCTTCAACCTACACTCCCGATCAAGTAACGATAATTCCTAATCCTCAATTTTCCATAACCACCACTCAATTCGAGAAAAGTAAGAAAAACGAACTGGCAATATCCCCATACAGGAGGCCTGGAAAGGAAATCAAGTCGCTTTACCATGAAGATTTGGGAAAAGAACTCCACAATTTGAGGAAAGTCATTAATGAAGAGTTATGTTCAAGGAATTTCCAGATTTTGAAGTATGAAGATTTGTGTGTGCATCCAAACGTTGAGCTTCCGTCAGGGTACAAAATACCTAAGTTTAACACTTTCAATGGGAAGGGAGATCCCGTCGCTCATTTAAAGGACTATTGCAGCAGATTAATTGGTATTGGACATAATGAAGCCGTACGAATGAGATTGTTCATTCAAAGTTTATCAGGATCAGCACTCTCTTGGTACACTAAACAAGATTTTAGCAAATGGCTTACGTGGGAAGATATGGCCTGCGGATTTATAAAGCAATTCGAGTTTAACAATGGAGGCGATCCGCACATAGCCGATTTGCTCAGAGTAAAGAAAACGCCACATGAGTCTTTCCAAGAATATGCCATACGATGGAGGttagaagcttcaaaaatacatccTCCATTATCCGAGAGGGAATTGATCTCAACCTTCATCCAAATTCAAGAAGACTTATATTATGATAAGTTGCTCGGAGCTTGTGCACACAACTTCTCTGATTTGATTAGGATTGGTAGAGAACTAGAAAATGCCATTCAAGAAGGGAGAATTACAGATAGCTCAGCAACACAAGCCGTTCACCAAACCTTCCAAGCGGAGATACTAGGAAATCTGCAAAGTGAAATGAAGCAAAACCAATTTGCTTCCACGACTATGCATCAAGCGCAATGCCATAAAAGTCACCAAATATTTTTAATCTTATGCCACTATGCAATGTCCTCGTCAGCAGAACTCCCAGCAAGGCTACCAACGACG AGGTTGAGTGCTAAGGGTATTCTACAACCAAAGAAGGGATTTATACCTAAGCATCCTCCGCCAAACTTTGATTTATCTAAGAGTTGTGCTTATCACTCAAACATTCAAGgacatgacattgaagaatgtccaGCACTAAGATTTAAGATTCAAGGCATGATTGAAAGTGGCAAGATAAAGCTACAGCTAGAGCCTTCAACCGGTAATATTGCAAACACAAAGACAACTGTTGTTAAGGGTGATTCATCGAAACTGGCACCAAGGCATTTGAAAAGAAAGCGTGAAACAAGTCAAGCAGACTGA